The DNA segment TACAAGGTTAAAATATATTTTAATCTTATTTAGTGTTCATTTTCAGATACTTACAGGATTAAAGTTTGAATGAGTGGACTTAGCCTGCTAACAGCTTGCGTGAGGTATGCGGAGGGCGTGCGTCAGCACGGTGCGAAGCCCCTCGCACACGCCCTTAATCCCTTGCCCAGGGGGTGGGGCGTAGCACCGTTAGCCCGTAGCACGCCGACCCGAAGCGCAGCGAAGGGACACGCCCAAAAAAACCTTATCTCTGACTATCATACCTCCAATTGTTGTTCGTATTTTTGCTTGTATGTTCAAACATCTGTACCGTTTAATACTGCGTTCTTTTATAGGTCCTTTTTTTGTTACGTTTTTCATTGCCCTGTTCGTGTTAATGCTTCAATTTGTTATGAAATATTTAGATGACTTTGTTGGAAAGGGACTGGCTACGCAAGTAATAGTAGAACTACTAACTTATGCCATAGTTCCTTTTGTATTGTACGCTTTACCTATGGCTATCTTGCTTTCCTCTCTGATGACCTTTGGCAATTTAGGCGAGCACTATGAATTAGTAGCGATGAAATCCGCAGGAATTAGCTTACCAAGAATAATGCTACCATTGTTTATTATTACCTTTTTTTTATCCATAGGGCTGTTTTTTTATGCGAATATTGTCATACCTAAGGCAAACCTCAATTTTTATAGCCTTTTATATGATATTACCCAAGCAAAACCCGCCTTTCAATTAACTTCAGGAACTTTTTACAACGGTATTAAAGATGTAAGCATACAAGTACGAAAAGTGGATAATGCAACAAATACACTAACAGATGTACTAATATACGACCATACCGCTAATCTTGGTGCTAATAAAATTATCATTGCTAAACAAGGTAAAATGGAGTTCACCCAAGATAAAAACTATTTAGTCATGACACTTTACAACGGTTGGCTGCATGAGGAACTACTACCTGAACCTAATAAATCTAAAAACTCACCTCATGCCACTACTTATTTTCATAAATACACTACCTTGTTTGATATATCTTCATTACAACTCAACAGAACAGATAAAAAACTATTCCTTCACTCAGAAAAGATGAAAAATAATACACAGCTCCAACGCATGAAAGACTCTCTACAAAAAGAAATAGAACGAATGATAAAAAATGCTAAAGACTATTTCAGACCCACCTTTCATTACGATAGCACACTCAAAAAACAAAATGTAGAATTTAACAACAATCTAAGCACCAAACCTATAATACAATGGTTTCCAAAGGATAAACACAATGTAGTATATCGCAATGCGTTCAATCAAGCACAAGGTCATCGAGACTATTTGGTTGGATACCGAAATGATATCATAGAAGCAAAAAAAAGACAAGTTAAGGCAGAATTAGAGTATCATCAGAAGTTTGCTTTACCTGTAATATGCATTATTTTTATGGGGATTGGGGCGCCGTTAGGGGCTATTATTCGCAAAGGGGGTTTAGGTTTGCCTACCGTAGTTTCTACTGTGTTTTTTATCTTGTACTGGATTATTTCAGAATGGGGCAGAAAAATGGCGATAAAAAAAGAAATTGCTGCGCTGCACGGCGCATGGCTTGGAGTATATATTTTATTACCTATGAGTATTTTAGTAATTTATTTGGCTACCACAGATGCCAACATTTTAGATACTACTTATTACAAAAGCATCTTTTACAAATGGATAAAAGGTAAGCGGTATTTATCTACTGATCGTACAGAGCAAAAATACTAATTCATGCATACACGTTTAATAAAGTTAACCCACTCTTCCTGGGTAGTTTGAGGTAGCTTAGGGGTCAAAGTTAAACGTTCAGGAACTTTGATGTTTGGAGGAAATTTATTGTCATTGATATACGCTTGCTTGATTTCTTTCCAATTTTCGCCTAAACCGCAAGGAACTTTGTAAAGTAAATTAGAGGATATATCAAACCATTGTAATTTATCCCAGGTTTTACCGAAGTCTTTGGGGAGCTCGGTTATTCTATTTTGGTGCATTAAGCATGAAATAAGTTTAACCCAAGTTTTTCCAAAATCTTCGGGTATTTTGTTGATACCGTTTGCATACAAATGTATTTCTCTTAATTCTGTACAATGGTTTAGCCATCCGTTTGGGATAGTAGTTTGATTATTTGCAGAGAGTACAAGATATTTCAATTTGTTCCAGTTTTTTGCGAACTCTTCGGGTAGAGGTGCTAATTTAGCATTATGAGCAGAGAAAAAAGTGATCTCCCGCCAGTTTTCTCCAAAGTTGTTAGGTAGTGTGAGCATACTTTTGCGAGGCGTATTATCATTAAGTGTGAAGGATTTAAGCTGTACCCAAGTAGCCCCGAACCCTACTTGAATGGAGTCTATGCGATTATCGCTGCAATTAAAGGTATTTAACTTTGTCCATGATATACCAAGCCATTGAGGTAGAAAATAAATGTATGTTCTCTTGATAGTAAACTGCTCTAACTCATTCCAATTTATGCCGAAGTGAGTGGGTAGATCTCTCAAAGTACAGTTTTCTATATGAAATTTTTTGAGTTTTTTCCAATTCTCTCCAAATCCTTCGGGTAGGGTATGTATGAGCGTATAATCAAAAGTAAATTCTTCTAACTCCGTCCAGTTAGTGCCGAATTTTTTAGGTAGGCGGGTAATCCGATTGTTGAGCATTTTGAATTTTTTAAGTTTATTCCAGGTAGTGCCAAAATCCTCGGGCAGTTTAGTTACTATATTGTTAGTTATATCTAATGTTTCTAAATTGACACATTCTTTTAGCACAGGGTACAGTTTGTAAGTAAATAAGGAGTCATTTACCTCGTAGTAAAATTGTACATGATATACTTGTTTTGGGTCAATATCGGGGTCTCGCAGGTCGTAGTATATTTTATCTTTTTGTGCGTTGGTGAGAATAGGGATGAAAGACAGAAATACAAAAAAAGTGATGATTTTTTTAATCATAGTGCAAAATTACAAAAATAACGTGGTTAGTATTTAAACCTCATTTTGAAACTAGTTTTAGGTATTTTTACTGATGGGTTGAGTTTTGAGGTAAGTATTTATTTTATTTTGGGCGTGTCCCTCGCTGCGCTCGGGTCGGCGTGCTACGGGCTAACGGTGCTGCGCCCCACCCGCCCTTGGGCAAGAGGTTAAAGTATGGGCGAGGGGCTTCGCACCGTGCTATCGCACGCCCTCCGCATGCCTCACGCAAGGACCTTTGCAGGTCGGCAGAATCTTTATCTAAAACTTTATCTTGTAAGTATATGAAAATGAATATCAAACAGGGTAAAAATAGATTATAACCTTGCAACTTATTGAAAACCAATTGAAAATAAGAAAAAGGCTAAATTTTCAGGGTTAAGAGGTATGGAAGCTTCATGTATTCGAGGTTTAACTTCTTACATGTTTGAAAATGAAGGCAAAACAAAGTAAAATAACATCACCTTAAACAAGGTAAAAAATTTTAATTTTTTAAGTGTTTGATAATCAACATCAAACAAAGTAAAGCAGGGACGCACTTAAAAACAAGGTAAAACATCAAAATGCTATTTGCGTGAGGGATACGAAGCATGCCGTTAGGCAGTGCGAAGCGTGAGCGTAGCACCGAGCGTGAGCGTAGTGCGCAGTAGCCCGACCCGAAGCGCAGCGAAGGGACACGCCCAAAAAATATAAAATCCATTCGCTCTTTATGTAATACAGTACCTATGACTTTACCTTAACATGCTGCTTTTTAAGCTGATATAAATTCTGCTCTAAACCTACAAAATAATCACTAATAGGAGTTATACCTTGAATACCTGAACTAAATTCAGACAATCTTTTTTGTGTGTTATCTCTTGCTTGTGTAGCATTAGGTATATCATATACCAACTTACCATTTTTAATTATCTTAATCAACAAATCTCTGTATCGCGAATACTGTGAAGTTTCTAATACTTGACTTTCATTTTCTTGATTAACGACGAAGGCAG comes from the Bacteroidia bacterium genome and includes:
- a CDS encoding LptF/LptG family permease; amino-acid sequence: MFKHLYRLILRSFIGPFFVTFFIALFVLMLQFVMKYLDDFVGKGLATQVIVELLTYAIVPFVLYALPMAILLSSLMTFGNLGEHYELVAMKSAGISLPRIMLPLFIITFFLSIGLFFYANIVIPKANLNFYSLLYDITQAKPAFQLTSGTFYNGIKDVSIQVRKVDNATNTLTDVLIYDHTANLGANKIIIAKQGKMEFTQDKNYLVMTLYNGWLHEELLPEPNKSKNSPHATTYFHKYTTLFDISSLQLNRTDKKLFLHSEKMKNNTQLQRMKDSLQKEIERMIKNAKDYFRPTFHYDSTLKKQNVEFNNNLSTKPIIQWFPKDKHNVVYRNAFNQAQGHRDYLVGYRNDIIEAKKRQVKAELEYHQKFALPVICIIFMGIGAPLGAIIRKGGLGLPTVVSTVFFILYWIISEWGRKMAIKKEIAALHGAWLGVYILLPMSILVIYLATTDANILDTTYYKSIFYKWIKGKRYLSTDRTEQKY